In Rhodanobacter denitrificans, the sequence CCGCCGGTGGCGATCGCGGTGGCGCCCGCGCCGGTGAAGCCCAGGTTGCCTGCGCCCGCGCCGGACTTGGTGCCGTTCACGGTCAACGCCGACTGCGAGTTCAGGTGCACCATGTGGCTGGTGCTGTCGTAGTAGGCCGAGACGCCGGCGACGCCCTTGGCGTTGATCGCATCGACCAGGTTTTGCGCGCTGTTGTAGGTGCCGTTCATGTCGACGGCGGCGCCGCCACTTGCCGACTGGATCGTCAGGTCGCCGGTGGCCAGCGTGAGGATGCCGGTGGAGGCCGGCGTCTGCGCGGCGACGCTGGTGGTGCTGAAATAGGTCGCCTGCTTGGTGCCGGCAATCGCCACCGCCGCCGCAGTGGTGTTGCTGATGGTGATCTTGTTGCTGGTGCCGTCGAAGGTCGCGGTGACGCCGGCGCCGCCCGCGGTCTGGATCGCGGCGGCGAACTGGGCGCCGGTGTAGGTGCCGGCGGCCACGGCGGTGCCGCCGATGGACAGGTCGCCCGCGGCGATGGTGGTCGAGGCGCCGACCGCCAAGCTGACCGCCGTGCCCGGCGCCGCCGCACTGGCGGTGAACATCGCGCCCAGGTCGACGCTTTGCGTGTTCGCCATCTGGCCGACCTGTTTGGCGCCCGCGCCCTGGCTCAGGTTGACCGAGATCGTCTCGCCGACGTTGGCGCCGATCTGGAACGCGGCGCTGCCGAAGCTGCCGTCGAGCACGTGGCGGCCGTTGAACGTGGTCTGCTGCGAGATGCGGGTGATTTCCGACAGGCGCTGCTGCACTTCGGCATCCAGCGCGGCGCGGTCGCTGTCGGAGTTGGTGGCGTTGGCCGACTGCACCGCCAGCGTGCGGATGCGCTGCATGTTGTTGGTCACCTCGTTCAGCGCCGACTCGGTGGTCTGCGCCAGCGAGATGCCGTCGTTGGCATTGCTGACCGCCTGGTTCAGGCCGTTGATCTGGGTGGTGAAGCGGGTCGAGATGGCGAGGCCCGCGGCATCGTCCTTCGCGCTGTTGATGCGCATGCCGGAGGACAGGCGTTCGATCGCGGTGGCGAGTTTGCTCTGCGACTTGGCCAGGTTCTGCTGGGCATTCAGCGAGCTGATGTTGGTGTTGACGCTCATGACCATG encodes:
- a CDS encoding flagellin; translated protein: MVMSVNTNISSLNAQQNLAKSQSKLATAIERLSSGMRINSAKDDAAGLAISTRFTTQINGLNQAVSNANDGISLAQTTESALNEVTNNMQRIRTLAVQSANATNSDSDRAALDAEVQQRLSEITRISQQTTFNGRHVLDGSFGSAAFQIGANVGETISVNLSQGAGAKQVGQMANTQSVDLGAMFTASAAAPGTAVSLAVGASTTIAAGDLSIGGTAVAAGTYTGAQFAAAIQTAGGAGVTATFDGTSNKITISNTTAAAVAIAGTKQATYFSTTSVAAQTPASTGILTLATGDLTIQSASGGAAVDMNGTYNSAQNLVDAINAKGVAGVSAYYDSTSHMVHLNSQSALTVNGTKSGAGAGNLGFTGAGATAIATGGSLSGSDVKTVAGANDTISRIDAALSTVSSMRSDLGAVQNRFQSTIANLQTISQNLSSSRSQIQDADFAAETANMSSANILQQAGVSVLAQANASTQSVLKLLQ